Below is a window of Thermodesulfobacteriota bacterium DNA.
CCCTTCATACCTCTTCTCGCCTTCCAGCGGTAGAAATGGAATTAAATATCTTTCCCGGGTTGAGGATGCCGTTGGGGTCGAGCGTATCCTTTATGCGCCTCATGACGTCAATAAGCTCGGGCGTAAGCTCCATCCCCAGGTACGGCGCCTTCGTGACGCCCACGCCGTGCTCCCCGGAGATGGTGCCGCCAAGGCCGACGGTAAGCTCGAATATATCCTCCACCGCCCGCTCTCCGGCCTCGGCCTCAACCGGGTCGCTCTTGTCTATCATTACGTTAACGTGTATGTTGCCGTCTCCGGCGTGCCCGAAGCTCGCTATTATGACGCCCCTCTTCTTCGCTATCTCCTCCACGCCCCTTACGAGCTCCACGAGTTTGGACCTCGGGACGACAACGTCCTCATTGAGCTTCGTGGGCTTGAGTCTCGAAAGGGAAGGAGAGAGGGCCCTCCTTACCTTCCATAGCTCGTCCACCTCTTTCCCGTCCCTGGCCGACCTCACTTCAGTGGCCCGGTTTTCAGCGCACACCTTCTTTATGATCTCCGCCTCCCTCTCGGTAGCCTCCTCTATGCCGTCGGCCTCTATAAGGAGCATGGCGCCCGCAGCATTAGAAAACACCGTTCCCGTATAGTCCTCAACGCACCTTAAAGAGGCGGCGTCTATCAACTCGAGGGTGGAGGGCAGGACTTTGGATGCTATAATCCCGGCGACCGCCGAGGCGGCGTCCTCAAGGCGCGGGAAGAGCGCAACGAGCGTCTTTTTCGATTGGGGGAGCGGGATGAGTCTTAGCGTGGCCTTCGTAACGACCCCGAGCGTGCCCTCGGAGCCTACCAGAAGGCGCGTCATGTCGTAGCCCACGACACCCTTGGCGGTCCTTGTCCCCGTATTTACGATCTCGCCGGTGGGGAGCACCACCTCCAACCCCAGGACGTAGTCCCTGGTGACGCCGTACTTCAAGGCCCTCGGCCCGCCCGCGCATTCGGCTATGTTGCCGCCTATGGTGGAGAACCCCTTGCTCGTCGGGTCGGGGGGGTAGAAGAGCTGAACCTTCTCGACCTCCTTCTGCAGGTCGCCGGTTATGACCCCCGGCTCCACCACGGCCGTGAAGTTGGCCGTATCTATTTCGACCAGAGCGGTCATCCTCTCGGTCGAGAGGACCACCCCGCCGCCGACGGGCAGACTCCCGCCGGTAAAGCCCGACCCCGCCCCCCTGGGAGTAACGGGGAAGCCCTCGGCATTGGCCATCTTTAGTATAAGGGATATCTCTCCGGCGCCTCCCGGGAAGACCACGGCGTCCGGCATGTGAGACGCGCCGGTCGCGTCGTAGGAGTAGCAGAGAAGGTCCTCTCTGGAAAAGGAAACGTTGGCCGGGCCCGCTATCTTCTCGAGCCCGCTCTTTACGGTGCGTGTAAGCATTGCGGGTCCGTCACTCTTTCTTAAGTACGTACCCCACGCCCCTTACCGTATGTATTAGCCTCGCGTCCGGGTCGGAGTCCACCTTCTTCCTCAAGTGGTTTATATACACGTCCACGACGTTGGTCTCGCTGTCAAAACTCTGGTCCCAGACGTGCTCGGCTATGACGGTCCTCGACAG
It encodes the following:
- a CDS encoding FAD-linked oxidase C-terminal domain-containing protein, which translates into the protein MLTRTVKSGLEKIAGPANVSFSREDLLCYSYDATGASHMPDAVVFPGGAGEISLILKMANAEGFPVTPRGAGSGFTGGSLPVGGGVVLSTERMTALVEIDTANFTAVVEPGVITGDLQKEVEKVQLFYPPDPTSKGFSTIGGNIAECAGGPRALKYGVTRDYVLGLEVVLPTGEIVNTGTRTAKGVVGYDMTRLLVGSEGTLGVVTKATLRLIPLPQSKKTLVALFPRLEDAASAVAGIIASKVLPSTLELIDAASLRCVEDYTGTVFSNAAGAMLLIEADGIEEATEREAEIIKKVCAENRATEVRSARDGKEVDELWKVRRALSPSLSRLKPTKLNEDVVVPRSKLVELVRGVEEIAKKRGVIIASFGHAGDGNIHVNVMIDKSDPVEAEAGERAVEDIFELTVGLGGTISGEHGVGVTKAPYLGMELTPELIDVMRRIKDTLDPNGILNPGKIFNSISTAGRREEV